The Phoenix dactylifera cultivar Barhee BC4 chromosome 12, palm_55x_up_171113_PBpolish2nd_filt_p, whole genome shotgun sequence genome includes the window ATATTGATCGTTGTCCGTGATTGACGGCAATCTTTACTACTACCTATATCCATCAACGATGGGTGGTGGATAATCATCGTCAAAGATGGcgtatatattttaaatatatgattcgcATATTATAAACTACTGTTGCAGACAATTAAACTAACTGTATTTTTTAAAGATATTCCTTTTActtcttaaataaataaaatagccAAGCATGATGGTATTTTAATTTCTCCCACGACCGCTATTATCGACAATCTCTACTAGTGCACTCAATAATTTTTAACACAACCTACTACCACCAATAATCTCCAATACTGTCCACACTGTGGAGATTGCATTCTCATCAAACATTTAATCAAGCCCCTCAACGCGAATACTAGTACTCTGAACTATAAAATAAGACAACAGATGGAACGTgcatggatttataaaaattacaattaaacagATCACCAACAAATTCAAAGCCTCGACTTTCTGAAGCCACCAGCCCCTAGTGGGAAAGATCAAGCGCAAGGCCATGGGCCGGCACCCAAAATAGAACCTCCATTAATAGTGTGGCATACTGTAGCTTAGCTGCACAGCTTCTTAGAAACACACATCATATGCATTGAATATGAAGAACCGGTTTTTTATGGTTTGACATAGTTAAAGATTTCACACAAGGAATCAACAAAACAAAGGAATTCAAGTTTGCCAATTCCTCAATTGAACAAGCAAAAAGGATGGAAGcatccaaaaacaaaaatatatgaCGCTTGGGTGAAAATCCACTTCGGTAAACAGAATGAACTCAGAGATCTGGGCTGGATGTTGCTGTGCGCTTGATGGAAGCACACTTGATGAGATGGTTGTAGCTCCCCTTCTCCTTGAAAAGTTGAGAGAAGTGGTGCTTGCAGTAGAGGATGCCTTCAAGGGCTGCATAGTTTGAGGGGCTAATCGGACAGCCTCCATGGGAGCACTTGAAACAAGACTTATGATATGCTTGCCCTTCCACGGTCACCTGATAGCATTCACAATACAACCATTCAAAGTGTAAAGGATGTTATCAATGTTGGATGCATCCTACTAACAACTAAAACTAAATGTTATGGTTTTGCAACAAAAAGAGGCTTGTAAACAGAGATATTGGCATTTCATATGAAACCAAGAAAAACGAAAACTAAGAACAGTTCTATTTCACTCTTTTTCTTAGGTAAAAATATAacttataaaatttaatttttcccGTGTACTAAATTTGTATAATTTGGAGTCTCTAAGGATTTCCTAAAAATAGCAAAAGGACACAGTAGCGGTTCAGCCTCAACTTACCAGGTTTTAATGCAGCTAGGCAGCCACAAGCACCAGGCTTGTTTAGGCACCACATTTTAGACGGACTTTAAAAGGGTTTTAGAAAAGAAAACCAAGGAGGATAAGGATTAGTCAGAGGAAGGCACAAAAATGCAAAAAGATAACAGCCAATTCCTGGATGGGTCTACTCTTAATCTCCACATGTTTTCATTTAGAAGAATGCCAGTATCAGAAAGTAGGACAGTTTTGTTGTAAATGATTGGTGGAAACATAACCTACTCATCCGCCTGGATAGTAGGAAGTGTCAAAGGAAAAGCTTATGCTCATTCTACAAGGGAATCACAAGGAAATCAGGAGATGTGCGCAAAGGCTTTTTATGGAGTAAAATAATTGTAGCAACTACAGCATGACCTGATTAAATTCCATAAAATTTTAGAGAGTTGCCAACCTCCAATACTAGATTTTATGTGACTTGTATTCCCTATCAAGACATTTAAAGAACTGCAACAATTAAAACATTGTCATTAAAACAATTTATGAAACCACACATTGCAAAAGTGAATCATGGAGCATTCACTAAAAGTGAATCATGGAGCATTCACTAAAAGTAAATTATGGAGCAGAAGTTTATAACAGAAATATTCCGTGGTCAAACCTTTTCAAGCGGATATGCTGTTTTGCCACAAGTGACACATTTTTCTTGAGTTCCTGAAAACATGCCAGCAGCTTTGCTAGGAGACCTAGTCTGAATTGAAGACATGTCAGCTGACATCTTATCAAACCATTTTGTTGGTTTGAAATCTAAGCTTTTTTCTAGTAAAGGACAATAGCTGCAGAAACAACCAAATGAAAAATTTTGGGTTTACCAGTTCTGGAGTTAACTTCTCGGCTGACTTTGCAGCTGCCAAAGAGTAAAACATATTGAGCAATCAAACATTGAGATTATACGTGAACAATATGATTGAACTATCTCTAACCAACTCAAATTGAAGTCTCACGTGACTGAAAGCTCTTGTTGAAACTGCCTGTCTCCTTGAAGAGCTGCTCAAAATGAGGTTTGCAATACAAGACACCTTCCAGTGAAGAATAATTACTCAGCTGACAAAGAACAACAACAATAGATAAATAATCATGATGCTGGTTCCCTATCTATTTCTCATCTCATAATTAAGGTAGAACAAGTGCATAGAATTGCTTATCGCTCTAGAGATTGTCAAAGGTCTGCATTTCCTCCAACAACATCAAAGCTTATACAACATAgagtagaagaagaaaagaggtttTGTAATAGATCAGACTAAACGTAATGTGTTTTGATTCCTTGAGATAATATTCCACAATTTTAACAGTTGGAGTCTTGGCCGCCCTAGCACAACCTATTCCAACGCTATATTGGGCTTCCGACTCTCCATGTATCCAAATCCATCATCAATCGAGATGTTTGGAACACCACATGTTTAAGCGCATGCAACAAACCTATGAAACATCTCCAGAGAAGGCAATTTGTGTGCCCTTGACACATAAGCCATGTTAGGTTGTTTTAAGTGATGCCATGATGATCCAGCACATTGGCACATTGGCAAGGCCACAAGGCCTACGACATTGAcataaaacaagaaaagaatgtATAACTTTTTTAACAACAACTAAAGGGAAATGGCTTGTCATTGTAtgccaagaagtgaaaattacTATCTAGTCTTGTTTGCTATGCTAGTTTGAACCATGTGCAATACAGAACTTCTGATCCCTCTATCAAGTCTTATCCCTGCTCCTGCTCCAGATGAGGCATCTTCTAAGTGAAGCACAAATTTGATAAGAGTGTATATTTGGTAGACCAGCAGCATATGGTTATTGTAAAACTAAAAAAAGCCTGCATTGTGAAGTTGAGGACAACACTCATGCATACATAAATGTCAATTGCTCATGCTAGGTGCTTGCGTTGGATAATTATTCtaatgttttagttaagtcGCTGCCCACTTAAATTTATCCTCAGTATTGGCCATGTAAATGTCTAGTTCAGCCCTATAAGCCACAGGATTACCCAGAAACATGTAATTATATCCTAGATACTACCCAATAACCATCAATGCATGTTTGAAAGCATGACACCTTGAGAATCTTTGTAAAGAATGATGCTTAATGTTCAATGGTGTGCGATCTAGAAAAATGATTTGAATCATGATCTCAAGACAGTAATTTTGACATAAGTTGATGCAATGGGGGTAAGTTATCATCCTAGAGAGAGCAGAAATATCATGTGCCTCAAAGTGACTAGGATGACAAGGGAACTTTGAAATGGATTAACTGTTCTTGTTGCATTTTCCCCTACGTTCAACAATACAGATAAGAGTTAATTCGACACATTACACCAGTGCATCTAGCGATCAATCTTTTTTATCTTCCCAATTATGCCATCCATACAAGAGACACCAATTAAGCCatgcgccccccccccccccccccccaaaaaaaaaaataaaataaaataaaataagatcaTGGGATTAGATTGCCTGTAGTTTTTCTGTTACGAACATCCTGTGGAAGAGTTGTCATCTTTTTCGAGAACTCGCAGGAGCATCAAATTAAAATGGTGATTGTTGATATAAAAGACCTCAAAACTTTAGAGTCAGTTTCCTTCTCGAATAATTGCAGCTAAAGCATTCATTTACAATCATCTACCATTAGGGAAGAATCAGACAGAAaccatgccaaaaaaaaaaaaagaattgtgGATTTGAATccagaaaaaatatattatccCCCCGGAAAAAGGGCATTTAGTCAGAAAGTGTCGCTCAAGAACAATAAGAGGAATCGAAGAAATAAGGGGGAAAAAAGGTAAGAagaaattaaaaaggaaaacctTTAAGGTTCCTTTGCAGTGATTGCACTTGAAGCAGGACTTGTGATAGGAGACCCCATCGGCGGACAACTGGTCCATCAGGTAGACCGTCTTGTTGCAGGCCTTGCACTTCTGCTGCGTGCCGCTGAAAGCCATCGATTCTGGATCAAACGGTCCGCGATCTGCACGAACTGATACTTTTCAAAATAGACGCCCAAATATCTTCTCCGACCCTCCTAACCGCGCGTCCAGAGATCTAGAGACTGGTGGCTACCAAAATCCTTAGATCCAATCCAGTGGATGATAAGATCTCAGAAAAATGAGGGAGCGAAATGGCGGACGACGGGATCGCTTCGTCGATCGCCCGAGGATTGGAACCTCGGAAGCCTCTCAGAAAGCTCGTTATTCCAACCAAAACCTGGGGATAAAAATTGGAATGGAGGATACGGCAAAGAgaagggaggggggagggggtctCCGCGCCTTCGGTTGCGAGAGGGAGCAAATAAAAAGAGTTGGAAAAGCTTGGGAGCGGGTAGTGGTAAAAAAGAGGGATATATGATGGTCACGAAGCCAAGCCGGGATAAAAAGTATCCCGCCAGTGGAGGCGATCAGGAGTTTGGACACCAACGCGGAGAAGTAGAGTGAACACTTCTTCGCATGACACGTGTAAAATTTCGTTGAGGCGCCAGCACCATTCCGGAGGTTGAGTGCACGTCGTAAGCGCTAGAGTGGAGCTGATGGAATTATCCAGTCGGGAAGTTTGCAGCGAGATGGGGTGACTTATTTTTGCCGTGGAATAATGGAATACCTTGGCACGCGCTATTCTATTGGTTGGGCTTATCCACGACAGCGCCGACGGGCTGGAATTATGATTTTTGCTGTTCTATATCTTCCGATTTGTAAGACACCGTTCCTTCTGTCTTCAATTTAATCGTGTCCGTCGAATGAATGGACCCTCCATTTCATTCGGTTTTGCCGATCGGATTTGGTACGAGAAACTTTTGGAAACCCTAACCGCTGACTGCGGGTCCCGATTCGGCGTGTTTGGCGTTGCTTAAAGAATAATTTCTATAGCCGTAGCATAAAAAACTAATTTTGACGTCATTAAATTCTTGATAATATAATTCGAGGGTTTCAGTAGATAAATATACAAAGTTGTTCCAATAAGCAGAGTTAAACAAATCATACATCTTGCATGTGCTGCTTTCCAAGATAAATCTTAGGCATGCCACTTCTTCCAGTATTCCTATCTCTAAATCCCTTTCAAAACATCATTGGGTTAAATCCACGtccttttattaattttatcatcAACTTTatgaatcaaaataaattttaaatgtaGTCCGGTCTTCTATGACTACAATTTCTTATCCTATTTTAGACATACCAATCTCATTGGAAATGAGCAAATTGCTAATTATGGATTCACACTCCTCCGATTGAAGAACCAATGAATGAATTGAATAAGATGAATTGACTTTATATAGCATTGGATAAACTCAGTCCAACAATGTAACAACCTTGCAGCATAGAAACACATGCTGGTATCGATAATTTTCATAAATCGAGAACACGTTGAACTGAAAATAAGACATATAAGGTTTATGTATCCTCATTCTAGAGGCCATATacacgtgtgtgtgtgtgtgtgtgtgtgtgtgtgtatatatatacaatcATGCACCATGGGCGCAAAATATTTGATTGGAAGCCAAAATTTATATTTGCCCACCAAATCACTGGACCAACCTCTTGAAAAAATATTGTACATTCTGCAAGGTCCcaaaattttgatgccttgtcGAGATCAATTGCACAATTTTCTATTGCACCATAGTTAGGAGATTTGGAGTTCTTGCCATCTAGACTAGAATAATAGAGATTAATCAAGCTATTATTGCACCAATTGCACAAAAAATATCATTCTTTGAAACACGAGATCCTCTGCATCTTTCCTTCCCTCCATCCACTTGTTCATGTTGTCGAGAATGCCTTCACCTTCTCGAGTCAATATTTTGATGTTATTCATCAGCACAATATCTCACCATTAAATTCATTACAATAGATTTGAGATCTAGTGATCTATTAAAATATTTGCCTCTTCCTATTGTGAGCAGCATTTCATCAGGGAGCTAACTAGTTTAGATGTACACCACAACTGCGGTGGTGGGAGAGAGCTTATCTCCCTCCCGCCCATCTAAAATCCAGGATTTCAAAAAGAgaaacatatttattttatggATAATTGGTTCAATCCAATCCACTAGACAATTTATTTACATATGGTTTAATCTTTTCACATAAAAGTTTATAGGTCGACATTGCATAGCTTAAAATTaactgatttatttattttttttttttgccgagATGGACATTTTAGACaactttgtcaaaaaaaaatcagaaaacaaaatgatccTGAAGACTCTTGGTATTCCTATCTCAGTGGTTCAAAGAACAATCTACGGCTTCGTTCATGTTTCGAAATATATGCCTTATCCCAGAGAAGATGCCTCCATTCTTCAAATTTTATTCGCTGCACCAAAGGAGTTCCCAAGCACACGcggaaaataaacaaaaagaaaaggcctGTTTTGTAAAAATAAGTACAGTGCACTGGAGAGCAGACCGGCGACGAAAGtgttcgggttgtatcttccACTGGAAAGAATGATAGATCTTCTTTCGGAACATCGACCGTTGGATCTCGTACtacacatatctcaaagtacCCGAACACTGGACTACTGGGAGATCCAACGGTGGTTCGCGCGAagaaaggtgaatccttctttcgtgcaaaagatacaaccccatATCCGCGACGAAATTCGTCCAGTAGATGCACTGGGAAAGCGAATACTAAAAGGGCGCGACGAGGATTCGCGTGAATGGAGAGTGGTGATCCAATTGTATGCTGCTTTCCATGAAGCCATCTCTCGGGCGCCAAATCCCTTCATTTCCCCTTCGCCGATAGATTCCTCCCCACCTCTCCGTCTAATACATTTTCGAACCCCTTCCCTTCTCCTCGTAGATCCCTAATCCCATTCGTCTCCCGGATCCATCCATCCCGCCGATCTCTCCGGCATCTGATCGCCGCCGCCGGCTGGTAACGGTTTCTCGGCAACCATGGTGGCCGACCATGGCTCCAAGACCGAGATCTCGTTCGCTGGAAGATTCGCGAGCAGCGCCATCGCCGCCTGTTTCGCCGAGGTACGAAGCTCGGTCCCTTTGATTTCCACCTCTGTTGTTGCTAGATTCGTTAAATTAGCTCTCTCGGACATCGATcaattccccttctcccttatttctctttccgcATTCCGATTCCGTTAGACTGCTCTTGGTGGCTCTGCTGATTGCTCAAGTCTTTGCTCTGTAAGGATCTTGGTAGCTACTACCTGCTAATtcctaatctctctctctctctctctctctctctcgtttttCAGAATAGACTATTATGCTCCTTGCAAGTGAATTGCTATTTTTGATGTGTATTTGCGAACTAGGTTGTGTATGATAATGACTGGACTACTGACATTATTGCGAGCTTTTTTTGTTATGCTGGCATACGTTGATCTTCTTCTACACTGGTAGGATGGAGGCGTTCATCCCTCCTCAAAAAACGAGATTAAAAGAGATGGAGTATTGCTAAAATTTAGAGATCGGTTGATCTTTCCAGTATTTTATGAAAAGAGGGTAAAATTTTATCAATACAGGGACGGTGCTTGCG containing:
- the LOC103713717 gene encoding LIM domain-containing protein WLIM2b-like; the encoded protein is MAFSGTQQKCKACNKTVYLMDQLSADGVSYHKSCFKCNHCKGTLKLSNYSSLEGVLYCKPHFEQLFKETGSFNKSFQSPAKSAEKLTPELTRSPSKAAGMFSGTQEKCVTCGKTAYPLEKVTVEGQAYHKSCFKCSHGGCPISPSNYAALEGILYCKHHFSQLFKEKGSYNHLIKCASIKRTATSSPDL